The following are encoded together in the Kribbella sp. CA-293567 genome:
- a CDS encoding phosphotransferase family protein has translation MAHAAGVRLAYGELPAPVHSWVDRALGSSVVSAVTQQGGFSPGVAARLVTTTGRRAFVKAVGSSLNPDTPALFRNEIAAMQGLAARSLPSVPFLYDVYDDGDWVGLLMEDIDGYLPPHPWHPQDASRVLDALTELTAALQPSPWPEAPVAAVRSEAYLSRWDRVIADGLGVPEWAAGREQEFAELARAGRAALAEGDTLVHWDLRADNILLTERRVVFVDWAHAATGASWTDTVILHADMRGSIELPALPDDAGITGLIAAIAGGQWWGSHQAPPVGLPTVRAWQRESALLHFDWLRERLGC, from the coding sequence ATGGCACACGCAGCCGGCGTTCGTCTGGCCTACGGAGAGCTCCCTGCGCCGGTCCACTCCTGGGTGGACCGTGCGTTGGGCTCGTCCGTGGTCTCGGCGGTGACCCAGCAGGGCGGCTTCTCCCCCGGTGTCGCAGCCCGGCTCGTGACGACCACCGGTCGCCGTGCGTTCGTCAAAGCTGTCGGTTCGTCGCTGAATCCCGATACACCGGCCCTGTTCCGCAACGAGATCGCCGCCATGCAGGGGCTTGCCGCGCGGTCGTTGCCATCTGTCCCGTTTCTGTACGACGTCTATGACGACGGCGACTGGGTGGGGTTGCTGATGGAGGACATCGACGGCTATCTTCCGCCGCATCCCTGGCATCCGCAGGACGCTTCACGGGTGCTCGATGCGCTGACGGAGCTGACCGCCGCGCTGCAGCCGTCGCCCTGGCCGGAGGCGCCGGTGGCCGCAGTACGGAGTGAGGCTTATCTGAGCCGGTGGGATCGCGTGATCGCCGACGGGCTCGGCGTACCGGAGTGGGCGGCTGGGCGCGAGCAGGAGTTCGCTGAGCTGGCCAGGGCCGGGCGCGCTGCCTTGGCAGAGGGCGACACGCTGGTGCACTGGGACCTGCGGGCGGACAACATCCTGCTGACCGAGCGGCGGGTGGTCTTCGTCGACTGGGCGCACGCGGCGACCGGTGCGTCCTGGACGGACACAGTGATCCTGCACGCTGACATGCGCGGGTCGATCGAGCTGCCTGCGCTGCCGGACGACGCGGGGATCACGGGGTTGATCGCCGCCATCGCCGGAGGGCAGTGGTGGGGCAGCCACCAGGCGCCGCCTGTGGGGCTGCCCACCGTTCGTGCTTGGCAGCGTGAGTCAGCGCTGCTGCATTTCGACTGGCTGCGGGAGCGGCTCGGCTGTTGA
- a CDS encoding S8 family peptidase, producing the protein MPAPARRRTRLLVVASASTAVLLVAAGAHATGATAATAEAPAAAPISTPVKESSTGAYIVQLDDSPVAEYSGDIAGLPATRALPGGKLLTGLGQVTSYVQHLARERSDVLRAVPAAKKLYDYNYTYAGFSARMSYDEATKLAKSAGVKSVEPSELLHQDTVDTPRYLGLSGKGGAWQQAGGIDKAGDGVIIGVIDSGFVPERASFAPLKTTKKSDALVAKKWKGTCQVGVEEPVTCNNKVLGARYFDAGIGDDAIPEEFRSPRDYVGHGTHTAATAAGNYGVDMNVLGRDYGKGSGIAPHARLAIYKVLWAQDASGGGSGSEADIVAAIDQAVADGVDVINYSISGSGSTYVNATGLAFLRAAKAGVFVSTSAGNTGPGVGTVGKNYPWVTTVANGTHDRDVQTSVTLGNGKSYTGAGIGAGTPSSPVVLAKDAGLPAANPANLVLCMPGTLDPAKAAGKIVVCDRGVSARVDKSLQVKNAGGIGMILVNPAASTLDSDLHSVPTVHLDHVAGPELKAYVSGTTNPTAQIGAAQTVRVNAPKVASSSSRGPSPAGGGDLLKPDIMAPGTNVLAATSPLAAAGGQYAFLSGTSMAAPHIAGAAAVLKSKYPTWSPMAIKSALLTTGNSLDTNGDPIKNDSGSAGNPFGYGAGMMQPKKAMDPGLVYDSSYDDWARFVCGSGQVGATHELCAKGKIDPSDLNYASIAIGDLAGKQTVKRTVRNVGRLPEAYFPKIEGLAGIKVTVSPKVLVLLPGGTATYKVTFEHTGAPLEQYSFGKLNWRSNRHVVSSTLAIRPLTVKAPVEVTGTGTSGSTQVPITSGYTGTLATSVSGLTPATVAEATLKNPGGVSFPTTNPQANEHVAKYTVVVPAGVKHVRFSTFDTDYPAGTDLDVFVYKSGTTAVLGSSTGGSAEEEVNLAAPAGGSYDVYVDLFAGAAEQVTKLNHWQVNEPAGNLTATPASQPVTTATQTSVTATWSNLAAGTRYLGRLAYTDGADGFGSTLIRINS; encoded by the coding sequence GTGCCTGCTCCCGCCCGCCGCCGTACCCGCCTGCTCGTCGTGGCATCCGCCTCGACCGCCGTCCTGCTGGTCGCCGCCGGCGCCCACGCGACGGGAGCCACTGCAGCTACAGCTGAAGCGCCAGCAGCCGCACCCATCAGTACGCCGGTCAAGGAGTCCTCGACCGGCGCCTACATAGTGCAGCTCGACGACTCTCCTGTAGCGGAGTACTCCGGCGACATTGCCGGCCTGCCCGCGACCAGAGCGCTCCCCGGCGGCAAGCTGCTCACCGGCCTGGGCCAAGTCACCTCGTACGTGCAGCACCTGGCCCGCGAGCGCAGCGACGTCCTCCGCGCAGTGCCGGCCGCCAAGAAGCTCTACGACTACAACTACACGTACGCCGGCTTCTCCGCCCGCATGTCGTACGACGAAGCCACCAAACTGGCCAAGTCCGCCGGAGTGAAGAGCGTCGAGCCGAGCGAGCTGCTGCACCAGGACACTGTCGACACCCCTCGATACCTCGGCCTGTCCGGCAAGGGCGGCGCCTGGCAGCAGGCAGGTGGCATCGACAAGGCCGGCGACGGCGTGATCATCGGCGTGATCGACTCCGGCTTCGTCCCCGAGCGCGCCAGCTTCGCGCCGCTGAAGACGACCAAGAAGTCGGACGCACTGGTCGCGAAGAAGTGGAAGGGCACCTGCCAGGTCGGCGTCGAGGAGCCGGTGACCTGCAACAACAAGGTCCTCGGCGCCCGGTACTTCGATGCCGGCATCGGCGACGATGCGATCCCCGAGGAGTTCCGCTCCCCGCGTGACTACGTCGGTCACGGCACCCACACGGCCGCGACAGCGGCGGGCAACTACGGCGTCGACATGAACGTGCTCGGCCGCGACTACGGCAAGGGCTCCGGAATCGCGCCGCACGCCCGTCTGGCTATCTACAAGGTCCTCTGGGCCCAGGACGCGTCCGGCGGCGGCTCAGGCTCCGAGGCGGACATCGTGGCAGCCATCGACCAGGCCGTCGCGGACGGCGTCGACGTGATCAACTACTCGATCTCCGGCTCCGGTTCGACCTACGTGAACGCGACCGGCCTGGCCTTCCTGCGCGCGGCCAAGGCCGGCGTCTTCGTCTCGACCAGCGCCGGCAACACCGGCCCGGGCGTGGGCACGGTCGGCAAGAACTACCCGTGGGTGACAACCGTTGCCAACGGCACCCACGACCGCGACGTCCAGACCTCCGTGACCCTGGGCAACGGCAAGTCGTACACAGGCGCAGGCATCGGAGCCGGTACGCCGAGCAGCCCGGTGGTCCTCGCCAAAGACGCAGGCCTGCCCGCCGCCAACCCGGCCAACCTCGTGCTCTGCATGCCAGGCACGCTCGACCCGGCCAAGGCCGCCGGCAAGATCGTCGTCTGTGACCGTGGCGTCAGCGCTCGGGTGGACAAGAGCCTGCAGGTGAAGAACGCGGGCGGCATCGGCATGATCCTGGTCAACCCGGCGGCGAGCACGCTGGACTCCGATCTGCACTCGGTGCCGACCGTGCATCTGGACCACGTCGCCGGTCCGGAGCTCAAGGCCTACGTGTCCGGCACCACCAACCCGACGGCGCAGATCGGTGCCGCGCAGACAGTACGCGTCAACGCGCCGAAGGTCGCCAGTTCGTCGAGCCGCGGGCCGTCGCCGGCCGGTGGGGGCGACCTGCTCAAGCCCGACATCATGGCGCCGGGCACCAACGTGCTGGCCGCGACCAGCCCGTTGGCGGCGGCAGGCGGACAGTACGCCTTCCTCAGCGGTACGTCGATGGCGGCGCCGCACATCGCCGGCGCGGCCGCGGTGCTGAAGAGCAAGTACCCGACGTGGTCGCCGATGGCGATCAAGTCGGCACTGCTGACCACCGGCAACTCGCTCGACACCAATGGCGACCCGATCAAGAACGACTCCGGCTCGGCCGGCAACCCGTTCGGGTACGGCGCCGGCATGATGCAGCCGAAGAAGGCGATGGACCCGGGACTGGTCTACGACTCGTCGTACGACGACTGGGCCCGGTTCGTCTGTGGATCGGGTCAGGTCGGCGCGACGCACGAACTGTGCGCCAAGGGCAAGATCGACCCGAGTGACCTGAACTACGCGAGCATCGCGATCGGTGACCTGGCCGGCAAGCAGACGGTGAAGCGGACCGTGCGCAACGTGGGCAGGCTGCCCGAGGCGTACTTCCCGAAGATCGAGGGGCTCGCCGGCATCAAGGTGACGGTGTCGCCCAAGGTTCTCGTCCTACTCCCCGGCGGTACTGCAACCTACAAGGTCACCTTCGAGCACACTGGTGCCCCGCTGGAGCAGTACTCGTTCGGCAAGCTCAACTGGCGCTCCAACCGGCACGTGGTGAGCAGCACGTTGGCGATCCGGCCGCTGACGGTCAAGGCGCCGGTAGAGGTCACCGGTACTGGCACTAGCGGCTCTACTCAGGTGCCGATCACCTCCGGGTACACAGGCACGCTCGCAACCTCCGTCAGCGGCCTGACACCGGCCACTGTCGCCGAGGCGACCTTGAAGAACCCCGGTGGCGTCTCCTTCCCGACGACGAACCCGCAGGCCAACGAGCACGTTGCGAAGTACACAGTGGTCGTCCCTGCCGGCGTCAAGCACGTCAGGTTCTCCACCTTCGACACTGACTACCCGGCGGGCACAGACCTTGATGTCTTCGTCTACAAGTCCGGTACTACGGCCGTACTCGGCAGCAGCACCGGTGGCTCGGCCGAAGAAGAGGTCAACCTCGCTGCACCGGCAGGCGGCTCGTACGACGTCTACGTCGATCTGTTCGCCGGCGCTGCCGAGCAGGTCACCAAGCTCAACCACTGGCAGGTCAACGAGCCAGCGGGCAACCTCACAGCCACTCCGGCTTCGCAGCCTGTCACCACGGCGACTCAGACTTCCGTAACCGCCACCTGGTCCAACCTGGCCGCAGGCACGCGCTACCTGGGTCGCCTCGCCTACACGGACGGCGCCGACGGGTTCGGCTCCACCCTGATCCGTATCAACAGCTGA
- a CDS encoding SRPBCC family protein: MPDFSESITVAAPPAEVYAQVSDLARMGEWSPECTRVSWATAGPPVVGARFIGYNRVGLMRWFTQGEVVEAVPGERFSFRIRFGPVPIALWSYDFTPAPGGCLVTESWTDRRPGALRTVFAWFFGDRAERNRRGIRQTLGNLKSSLEPAS; this comes from the coding sequence ATGCCGGACTTCAGCGAGTCCATCACCGTCGCCGCACCGCCCGCCGAGGTCTACGCCCAGGTCAGCGACCTGGCGCGGATGGGCGAGTGGAGCCCGGAATGCACCCGGGTGAGCTGGGCCACGGCCGGTCCGCCGGTCGTAGGTGCGCGGTTCATCGGATACAACCGGGTCGGGCTGATGCGCTGGTTCACGCAGGGCGAGGTGGTGGAGGCCGTGCCTGGCGAGCGGTTCTCCTTCCGGATCCGCTTCGGGCCGGTGCCGATCGCGCTGTGGAGCTATGACTTCACCCCGGCGCCAGGCGGCTGCCTGGTCACCGAGTCGTGGACCGATCGCCGCCCCGGCGCGCTGCGAACGGTCTTCGCCTGGTTCTTCGGGGACCGCGCCGAGCGCAACCGGCGCGGGATCCGCCAGACCCTCGGTAACCTGAAGAGCAGCTTGGAGCCGGCCTCCTGA
- the rpsT gene encoding 30S ribosomal protein S20, with translation MANIKSQIKRNRQNEAARLRNKSVKSTLKTAVRRFREAADNGDSEKAQEQARVAARLLDKAASKGVIHANQAANRKSSIFKKAASL, from the coding sequence GTGGCGAACATCAAGTCCCAGATCAAGCGCAACCGCCAGAACGAGGCGGCGCGGCTTCGCAACAAGTCGGTGAAGTCGACCCTGAAGACGGCTGTCCGCCGCTTCCGCGAGGCTGCTGACAACGGCGACTCCGAGAAGGCGCAGGAGCAGGCCCGCGTTGCCGCCCGCCTGCTCGACAAGGCAGCCAGCAAGGGCGTCATTCACGCCAACCAGGCTGCGAACCGGAAGTCGTCCATCTTCAAGAAGGCCGCTTCTCTCTGA
- a CDS encoding DUF6194 family protein, whose product MSMDQLLQTIRAFDGVLELAPGEGSAFPELVWGDHFFYYAPDGEVPEREQPYATIVTKNYPDDASCDLDSPDRWRLNIHVGAEAFIELTGEKPRADEAPRDYTATGVVLPHPVYRAQGWVAIINPDGSPQGLAAGLVRRAHEAAKRRAERRTVTGVATDAQGAGEPN is encoded by the coding sequence ATGAGTATGGACCAGCTACTTCAGACGATCCGCGCGTTCGATGGTGTGCTCGAGCTTGCTCCCGGCGAAGGCAGTGCCTTTCCGGAGCTTGTCTGGGGCGATCACTTCTTCTACTACGCGCCCGACGGCGAGGTGCCGGAGCGCGAGCAGCCCTACGCCACCATCGTGACGAAGAACTATCCCGACGACGCCAGCTGCGATCTCGACAGCCCTGATCGCTGGCGGCTCAACATTCACGTCGGCGCAGAGGCGTTCATAGAGCTCACGGGGGAGAAGCCGCGAGCCGATGAAGCGCCGCGGGACTACACCGCCACCGGCGTGGTGCTGCCTCACCCGGTGTACCGCGCTCAAGGATGGGTGGCGATCATCAACCCGGACGGGAGTCCGCAGGGGTTGGCGGCCGGCCTCGTACGCCGAGCGCACGAGGCTGCCAAGCGCCGCGCAGAGCGGCGGACTGTCACCGGAGTCGCCACAGACGCCCAAGGTGCCGGAGAGCCCAACTAG
- a CDS encoding MerR family transcriptional regulator, with the protein MVRVAPPLNTAAVAAASGYSVQQVRDLEALGVIPAAIRSENGYRRFSSAHVAALCAYRDLAHAVGAVDARRAMQDIRCLPVNEAAALICGFHARLNDERNQALAARHALESIRGEATTEAAPVDADSMTITELSQALGVRPSTLRYWEQEGLVAPERVATLAGSARRYPVAAIREARITAALRAGGYRIPDVQVAIAAIRDLDEVSDTIAALEARLDAIGLRSLALLRVGTLLAGIIESA; encoded by the coding sequence ATGGTCCGAGTGGCACCACCCCTGAACACTGCGGCCGTCGCGGCTGCGTCGGGCTACTCGGTGCAGCAGGTCCGCGATCTGGAGGCCTTGGGCGTGATCCCGGCTGCGATCAGGTCAGAGAACGGGTACCGGCGATTCTCCTCCGCGCACGTTGCCGCTCTCTGCGCGTACCGCGATCTCGCTCATGCCGTCGGAGCGGTGGATGCGCGTCGAGCGATGCAGGACATTCGCTGTCTGCCGGTCAATGAGGCGGCGGCGCTGATCTGCGGGTTTCACGCCAGGCTCAACGATGAGCGGAATCAGGCACTTGCGGCTCGGCATGCTTTGGAGTCCATCCGTGGTGAGGCGACGACTGAGGCGGCTCCCGTTGACGCTGATTCCATGACGATCACAGAGCTTTCGCAGGCTCTCGGCGTCAGGCCGTCGACCCTTCGCTATTGGGAGCAGGAGGGTCTGGTGGCCCCCGAGCGTGTTGCCACGCTGGCGGGGTCCGCGCGCCGCTATCCGGTTGCAGCCATCCGGGAGGCCCGCATTACGGCCGCTCTTCGAGCTGGTGGGTATCGGATTCCCGACGTACAGGTCGCCATCGCTGCGATCCGGGATCTTGATGAGGTGAGCGATACGATCGCCGCGCTTGAGGCGCGGCTGGATGCCATTGGCCTGCGCTCGCTCGCGCTGCTGCGGGTAGGAACGCTGCTGGCTGGGATTATCGAGTCGGCCTAG
- the holA gene encoding DNA polymerase III subunit delta: protein MAARKNSAPKLGDVLLITGPEAFLADRAVRSAIAAVSKGGVQIEVTELGGADLDVGVFAELTGPSLFAAERVMVLRTLENLPAEMVPHLLEYAGATSEDVLVVLVHSGGQKGKGVLDKLRKASVNEVVATAPKTWELPQFVLGEIRLLGGSIDERGANALVDAVGHDLRALAGACSQLVSDSDGQPVSPELISQYFGGRAEVTSFAVADAAIAGRTEPALEQLRWALDCGVAAVLMTSAMAGGLRGLAKYTSAPSGLREADLAREVGVPPWKLKTLKQQARGWTAGGLATAIKAVAQADADVKGASGDAGYALERMVITVSRAHGRR from the coding sequence ATGGCTGCTCGAAAGAACTCCGCGCCCAAGCTTGGCGACGTGCTGCTCATCACCGGTCCGGAGGCGTTCCTCGCCGACCGGGCGGTCCGGTCGGCCATTGCGGCTGTTTCCAAGGGCGGTGTTCAGATCGAGGTGACCGAGCTCGGTGGCGCCGACCTCGATGTCGGTGTCTTCGCCGAACTCACCGGGCCGTCGCTGTTCGCGGCCGAGCGGGTGATGGTGCTCCGCACTCTGGAGAACCTCCCGGCGGAGATGGTTCCGCATCTGCTCGAGTACGCCGGTGCCACGTCGGAGGATGTGCTGGTGGTTCTGGTTCACTCCGGTGGGCAGAAGGGCAAGGGGGTTCTCGACAAGTTGCGGAAGGCCTCGGTCAATGAGGTGGTCGCGACCGCGCCGAAGACCTGGGAGTTGCCGCAGTTCGTGCTCGGCGAGATCAGGTTGCTCGGTGGGAGCATCGACGAGCGCGGCGCCAACGCGCTGGTGGATGCGGTCGGGCATGATCTGCGGGCGCTGGCCGGGGCGTGTTCACAGCTGGTCTCTGACTCGGACGGTCAACCGGTCAGCCCGGAACTGATCAGCCAGTACTTCGGTGGTCGGGCCGAGGTGACGAGTTTCGCGGTAGCTGACGCGGCGATCGCCGGGCGTACCGAGCCCGCGCTCGAACAGCTGCGTTGGGCGCTCGACTGTGGCGTCGCCGCGGTCCTGATGACGAGCGCGATGGCAGGCGGCCTGCGTGGCTTGGCGAAGTACACGAGCGCGCCGAGCGGACTCCGTGAGGCCGATCTGGCACGCGAGGTTGGCGTGCCGCCGTGGAAGCTCAAAACCCTGAAGCAACAAGCGCGCGGCTGGACCGCGGGCGGTTTGGCCACGGCGATCAAGGCTGTCGCTCAGGCGGACGCAGACGTCAAGGGAGCCTCCGGCGACGCCGGCTACGCCTTGGAGCGCATGGTGATCACAGTCAGCCGAGCCCACGGCCGCCGCTAG
- a CDS encoding ComEC/Rec2 family competence protein, translating into MTITWVGIAVVVVGMALAVALQIERLQAGPVMQLAESGAAVKVRLKVMGDPAVRSTTGSRRPPYVMVRATVEEVVGRGAATRVRTPVLVIGSMQWKDVRFGQHVEATGRLQPVDKGGDVAAMLSSRVAPRVLDEPAWWLRAAEQVRAGLRQSVADEPEDVRGLVPALVMGDESGLPTELVEDFMTTGLTHLSAVSGTNLTLLLAFVLPMARLIGVRARGLTVVGLAMVVVFVVLARPQPSVLRAAVMGLVALAAMTSVAGARRAVRSLSIAVIALLLLDTSLARSAGFALSVLATAGIVLLGPGWRDALARWMPMRLAEAVACPLAAQLACTPVVAWLSGQVSMVAVAANLLAGPAVGPATILGFGAAGIALLSADLARLVGWSAGWPARWIILIAERGADLPGASSDWPATVFGIVVLTVLCLVLVIGLHRILARPIAMLLAVVLLAVVILRPVRSPGWPPADWLMVACDVGQGDGLVLHVGPGTAVVVDAGPDPAAIDRCLRELDVKYVPVVVLSHFHADHAGGLAGVLRGRTVGEIEVSPYSSPPGEHRRVLALAAQHKIPIRTVTYRERRTVGPVAWTSLWPARVPGLSGSTAVSTRDEGSPENNASIAMMTEVSGLRLLLTGDLEPESQRAILATGADLRADVLKVPHHGSSQQDPAFIAATQARLAVISAGLNNDYGHPAPRTLELLSRKGMKIARTDTSGSIALQNPDKQLSITTSGRRP; encoded by the coding sequence GTGACGATCACCTGGGTCGGCATCGCCGTAGTCGTAGTCGGCATGGCCCTGGCAGTAGCGCTGCAAATCGAGCGGCTACAAGCAGGCCCGGTGATGCAGTTGGCCGAGTCAGGCGCAGCGGTGAAGGTCCGGCTGAAGGTGATGGGAGACCCGGCAGTACGAAGTACGACAGGGAGTCGGCGCCCTCCGTATGTCATGGTGCGCGCAACGGTGGAGGAGGTGGTCGGCAGAGGAGCAGCAACCCGAGTACGTACGCCAGTGCTCGTCATCGGCTCGATGCAATGGAAGGACGTGCGGTTTGGCCAGCACGTCGAGGCGACCGGGCGGCTGCAGCCGGTCGACAAAGGCGGCGACGTCGCTGCGATGTTGTCATCGCGAGTTGCTCCGCGTGTGCTCGATGAGCCCGCGTGGTGGTTGCGGGCGGCCGAGCAAGTCCGTGCTGGGCTAAGGCAGTCGGTCGCTGACGAACCAGAGGACGTACGCGGCTTGGTGCCGGCGCTGGTCATGGGTGACGAGTCCGGGCTGCCGACCGAATTGGTCGAGGATTTCATGACAACCGGCCTCACCCATTTGTCTGCAGTATCGGGCACCAACCTCACGCTGTTGCTGGCCTTCGTGCTCCCCATGGCCCGACTTATCGGGGTGCGCGCTCGCGGGTTGACCGTGGTCGGACTCGCCATGGTTGTGGTGTTCGTGGTGCTGGCGCGACCGCAGCCGAGCGTTCTCCGAGCGGCTGTAATGGGACTGGTCGCGTTAGCCGCGATGACCAGCGTCGCAGGGGCTCGCCGAGCGGTGCGAAGCCTTTCAATCGCCGTCATCGCGTTGCTGCTGCTCGACACGTCGCTTGCAAGGTCCGCCGGATTCGCGTTGTCCGTATTGGCGACAGCAGGCATCGTCCTGCTCGGCCCAGGCTGGCGCGATGCACTCGCCCGCTGGATGCCGATGCGCTTGGCCGAGGCGGTTGCTTGTCCGCTCGCCGCTCAACTCGCTTGTACGCCAGTGGTCGCGTGGCTTTCCGGACAGGTGTCGATGGTGGCTGTCGCGGCAAACCTGCTGGCAGGTCCAGCTGTGGGACCAGCGACGATTCTCGGCTTCGGTGCGGCAGGAATCGCCTTGCTGAGTGCGGATCTGGCACGACTCGTCGGCTGGTCCGCCGGATGGCCCGCGCGATGGATCATCCTCATCGCGGAGAGAGGCGCCGACCTGCCCGGCGCTTCCAGCGACTGGCCGGCGACCGTGTTCGGCATCGTCGTGCTGACCGTGCTCTGCCTCGTGCTGGTGATTGGCTTGCATCGAATCCTTGCCCGCCCAATCGCGATGCTGCTAGCCGTAGTCCTCTTGGCAGTCGTCATACTGCGCCCGGTCCGCTCGCCGGGCTGGCCGCCCGCCGACTGGCTGATGGTTGCTTGCGATGTTGGCCAGGGCGACGGTCTTGTACTGCACGTCGGCCCCGGTACTGCGGTTGTGGTCGACGCCGGACCGGACCCAGCCGCCATCGACCGGTGCCTGCGAGAACTCGACGTGAAGTACGTGCCAGTGGTGGTGCTCAGCCACTTCCACGCCGACCATGCCGGCGGACTTGCAGGGGTGTTGCGCGGAAGGACCGTTGGCGAGATCGAGGTGTCGCCGTACTCGTCGCCACCCGGAGAGCACAGGCGAGTGCTGGCATTGGCCGCTCAACACAAAATTCCCATCCGCACAGTCACCTATCGCGAGAGGCGCACGGTCGGTCCGGTCGCGTGGACGTCGCTGTGGCCCGCGCGGGTCCCGGGGCTTTCCGGCAGTACGGCGGTGAGCACCAGGGACGAAGGATCGCCTGAGAACAACGCCAGCATCGCCATGATGACCGAGGTTTCAGGCCTCCGCCTGCTGCTCACCGGAGACCTGGAACCGGAGTCGCAGCGAGCCATCCTCGCCACCGGTGCCGATCTCCGAGCCGATGTACTGAAGGTGCCGCACCACGGCTCCAGCCAGCAAGATCCGGCTTTCATCGCCGCTACGCAGGCGCGGTTGGCGGTCATCTCGGCTGGTCTCAACAACGACTACGGACATCCGGCTCCGCGCACACTCGAGCTGCTCAGCCGCAAAGGAATGAAGATCGCCCGGACCGACACCTCCGGTTCAATCGCCCTGCAGAACCCGGACAAGCAGCTATCGATCACCACCAGCGGCCGCCGGCCATGA
- a CDS encoding helix-hairpin-helix domain-containing protein, giving the protein MKLSRRPPPPDPEARRQALSRLQAASRRPAPQAGRSEDFDEFKAEDPEVIRGGWTPPIDLPDRLKGPLWTLSPRHVVVLAIILVVGLTWAAYSLLRTNPEPIPTTPGSLTTGSPVATPTQVPATPGAATPGAATPGTAISGTALPTQGSSSGAPGSPTTVVVHVAGKVRRPGLVRTPTGSRVADVLEAAGGALPGVDLTSVNLARQVTDGEQIVVGMPALAPVGTPTAGKSTGPVGTPGAPSATPVDLNTATLAQLDGLPGVGPVLAQRILDWRNEHGRFTSTDELQEVPGVGPKKFESLKPHVRV; this is encoded by the coding sequence GTGAAGCTCTCCCGCCGACCCCCACCCCCGGACCCGGAAGCCCGCCGCCAAGCACTGTCGCGGCTGCAAGCCGCGAGCCGTCGTCCAGCCCCGCAAGCAGGCCGCTCAGAAGACTTCGACGAGTTCAAAGCAGAAGACCCCGAAGTGATCAGAGGCGGCTGGACACCGCCGATTGACCTGCCAGACCGTTTGAAGGGACCGCTATGGACCTTGTCGCCACGCCACGTGGTCGTGCTCGCCATCATCCTGGTCGTCGGCCTGACCTGGGCGGCCTACTCCCTCCTGCGCACCAACCCCGAGCCGATCCCCACCACGCCCGGGAGCCTGACCACCGGTTCCCCGGTGGCCACGCCGACTCAGGTTCCTGCAACACCCGGCGCAGCAACACCCGGCGCAGCAACGCCAGGTACTGCGATTTCAGGTACCGCTCTGCCCACCCAGGGCAGCAGCAGCGGAGCACCCGGGTCGCCAACAACAGTCGTGGTGCATGTCGCCGGCAAGGTCCGTCGTCCTGGCCTGGTCCGAACGCCGACCGGCTCACGCGTCGCCGACGTACTGGAAGCGGCGGGCGGAGCACTTCCTGGAGTGGATCTCACGTCGGTCAACCTCGCCCGCCAAGTCACCGACGGCGAGCAGATCGTCGTCGGCATGCCAGCGCTTGCGCCAGTTGGTACGCCGACCGCTGGCAAATCAACCGGACCGGTAGGCACACCGGGCGCACCCTCCGCGACGCCGGTCGATCTCAACACCGCGACTCTGGCCCAGCTCGACGGGCTGCCAGGCGTTGGCCCGGTTCTCGCCCAGCGAATCCTCGACTGGCGTAACGAGCACGGGCGGTTCACCAGCACCGACGAACTCCAGGAGGTTCCCGGGGTAGGTCCCAAGAAGTTCGAATCGCTGAAGCCCCATGTTCGGGTCTGA